The window GATCAACATCAAGACGGTACCCGGGGGACGCATCTACTTCCTGGCCCTCAACCCCGGTTTCAAGCCCTGGGACAACAAGCTCGTGCGGCAGGCGGCCAACTACGCGGTGGACGCCTACCCCATCATCGAGAACATCTTCGATGGCCTCGGTTTCGTGGTGGAGGGCGCCGCCGGGAAGCAACACATCGGTTTCGACCCCAACGCCAAGCGCTACCTCTACGACCCCAAGAAGTCCCGTGAACTGCTGGCCAAGGCGGGCTACCCGGACGGCGTCAATGTAAAGATGTACTACTCCGCGGGACGATATCCCAAGGACACCGAGGTGGTCCAGGCCGTCTCGGCCCAGATGAAAAAGGGCGGTTTCAACATCGAGCTGATCAGCCAGGAATGGGTGGTGTTCTGGGGCAAGTCCGGGGTCAACGGCGGCAAGCTGCCCTTCTACCACGTCAGCCGGGGCAGCGTCGTCGACGCGCACACGCACCTCGAGCAGTACTTCAAGACCGGTGCGAGCCGCCGTATCGCCTACAGCAATCCCGAGTTCGACCGGATCATGGACCTGGAGCAGGCAGAAGCCGATCCCGTGAAACGTGACAAGCTGCTGCACCAGTTGGGCCGGATCGTGAAGGAGGATTCACCGTGGGTGCCGTTGTGGAATCTCGCGGACATCTACGGCGCCGCCAGCAACATCGAGTGGAAGCCCCGCTCCGACGAGAGAATCCGTGCCTGGGAGATGAGGATCAAGTAGTACCCGGATCCGTTGCGTCGGCGCCCATGCAGGTGCCCCCCGAGGGCATCCATGGGCGCCACGGGCGGGCGGCCTCCACGACATCCTGCCGCGCCGCTACGCCCGCATCAAGACCATGGGCGAGATCCCGAGCTTCGACCCATGCCTGCCGCGCGAGTTGCCGGCACTGTTCACGCCTGGAACTTGATCTCGCCGCCCACCACCGTCATCGCCACCTTGATGTCCTTGATGCGTTCCGCCGACACCTCGAAGGGGTCCTCGGCCAGTACCGCCATGTCGGCGAGCTTGCCGGCCTCCAGGGTCCCCTTCAGGTCCTCCTCGAAACCGGCAAAGGCGGCGTGGGTGGTGTGGAGCTCGAAGGCCTGCTGCACGCTCAGGGCTTCCTCCGGCACCAGCGTCTCGCCCCACAGCATCCGGCGCGAGACGTAGGTGCCGATGTCGCGCAGCGGGTCCACCGGCCAGTACCCCGGCGCATCGGAGCCGCCGGCCATCTTGACCCCCGCCTCCAACAGCGTCTTGAACGGGAACGCCTGTTCCAGGCGCTTGGCGCCGATGGCGGCGCGGATGGAGTCGCCGACGAAGTAGCCCAGGGAGATGTTGGGAATGGCCAAGACGCTCAGGCGCACTAGGCGTTCGATGCGCTCGGACGACATCAGCCAGTTGCCCATGTGCTCGATGCGGTGGCGGTGGTCTTCCCGCGGCGACGCGGCCAGCGCCTTCTCATAGGCCTCCAGGGACATGTCGAAGGCACGGTCGCCGATGGCGTGCACGCAGCAGCGGAGGCCGGCGTTGTGGCAGCGCAGCACGGTCTCGTCCAACTCGTCCTGCTGGATGCGAATGAGCCCGCTGTAATCCGGCGTGTCGACGTAGGGTTCGTAGAATAGCGCGTTTCGGCCGGTGATGCCGCCGTCAATGCTCATCTTCGCGCCGCCCACCCGCAGCCACTCGTCGCCGAAGCCGGTCTGGAGGCCGGTCTCCAGCACGCTGTCCGTGCTCATGTCGGACTCGATGACGCGCAGCAAGAGGCTCGAGCGCATGTGCAGGCCGCCTTCGGCCTTGAGCTCCTGGTAGGCGCGCACCGCGGACGGGTCCTTGACGATGTCGTGGATGGTGGTCACGCCCCGTTCGAGGGCCTGTTGCACGGCGAAGGCGATGCCCAGCTTGCGCCGGGTGGCGTCGAACTCCGGGATCACGCCCGTCACGATGTGCTGGGCGCGCTCGTGCAGGATGCCCGTGGGCTCGCCGGTGTTGGAGTCCCGCTCGATGGCGCCGCCGGCCGGATTCGGCGTGTCCCTGTCGATGCCGGCGAGCCCCAGGCCTCTCGAATTGGCCACGGTGACATGGGCGCCGAAGGAGACCGACGTCGGGTGCTCGGGCACGGCGGCATCGAGGTCGACGCGGTCCGGGAAGCGCTTGTCCTTCATGCGGAAGTCCTGCATCGGGCTTCCCTGCGCCACCACCCAGTCGCCCGCGGGAATCTCCGCGGCCTTCTTCGACAGGCGCGTGAGGACGGTGTCGATATTGTTTACGGGGCCGTAGAAGTCGCGTACGTCCACCAGTTCCCGGTCCGCCAGCCCCTTGTCCGCCAGGTGCACGTGGGCGTCGGTCAGTCCCGGGGTGACGGTGAGGCCCCTGAGGTCCACCTCCCTGGTATCGGAACCGCCCAGCCGCCGCACTTCGTCGGAGGAACCGACGGCGACGATGCGCCCGCCGAAGCAGGCCACCGCCTCGGCCAGGGGCGCGCCCGAAGCGAACGTGCGCACCTTGCCGTTAAAGAAAACCGTACCGGGATAGGGCAAGCGACTTCCAGCCATCGAGATCCTCCAGGGTCAAGTTCGAGACGCCGGCAATCCGCGGCGCAGGTCCTATGAATATAGCCGTGCCCGCGCAACGTCAAACCAGAGCGCACCTCCAGCCCCACCCCCGATTCGTCATTCCCGCGAAAGCGGGAATCCAGGGGCGGTGGTGTGGCACTATCATCTGCGTTTCCCCGCCTCGCCACCCCTGGATTCCCGCTTCCGCGGGAATGACGAATCGGGGGTCGGCGCCAATTCTTGTCCGGGCGACGTTTTGACACAGCCTGTTTCGCGGGAATGACAGAGGGAAAGCTGTTCAGGGTTGACTTCTTACGCGACTATTTCATATGTATCGCCGAGACGGACCGCGAGGGGTCCGCATTCCGAAAGGGGGAAGGCTGAATGAAACTCGATGCAGGTACTCGTGGAAGTTTGTGGAAGAGGACCGGAGCACTGGTCGCGGGCGCGGCGCTCCTTCTGGGCGTGCTCGCCGTCGGCTCCGCCTGGGCCGCCTCCAAGGACAAGGTGGTGATCTACCACGCGGGCGGCATTGATTCGCTCCACCCCTACAACCATAGCCTGAGCCCCGCCTACGGCATCTGGGAGCACATCATGGAGCCGCTGGTGCAGGTGGACCAGAAGGCCAACAAGTACGTCCCGAAGCTCGCCGAGTCCTGGGAATTCAAGGGCAAGGAGTGGGTCTTCAAGCTCAAGAAGGGCATCAAGTTCCACGACGGCTCGCCGTTGACCGCGCACGACGTGGAGTTCTCGTTCAACCGCATCAAGACGGACAAGAAGAGCCTGCAGCGGCGGCAACTGCGAGAGTTGACGGAGATGCGCGTGGTCGACGACCACACCATCGTCCTGGTGACCGACACGCCCAACGTCGTGTTCCTGGACAAGCTTCAGAGCCGCTTCGTCATGAGCAAGGCGGCCGCGGAGAAGGCCGGCAAGGACGTGGACAAGCATCCGATCGGCACCGGGCCGTACAAGTTCGTAAGTTTCAAGCGCGACGGCGACCTCGTGCTGGAGCGCAACGACGACTATTGGGGCTCCCCGAAGCCGCAGGTCAAGACCATGGTGTGGCGCAAGGTGACGGAGGAGGCGGCCCGGGTCGCGGCGCTGGAGTCCGGACAGGTGGACGTCATCAACGCCGTGCCGCCGCACGAGGTGGCGCGCCTGGAGAAAAACCCCAAGGTCACCATCAAGTCCGTTCCCGGCTCGCGCATCTACTTCCTGGCCATCAACCCGGGGTTCAAGCCCTGGGACAACAAGCTCGTGCGCCAGGCGGCCAACTACTCGGTGGACGCCAACTCCATCGTCAAGAACATCTTTGACAACCTCGGTTTCGTGGTGGAAGGTGCCGGCGCGAAAACGTACATCGGCCACGACCCCAACGCCAAGCGCTATCCCTACGACCCCAAGAAGTCCCGCGAGCTGCTCGCCAAGGCGGGCTACCCGGACGGCGTCTCGGTGAAGCTCTACTACTCGCAGGGCCGCTACCCCAAGGACAGCGAAGTGCTCCAGGCCATCGCCGCCCAGATGAAGAAGGGCGGATTCAACGTCGAGCTCATCTCCCAGGAATGGGTGGTGTTCTGGGGCAGATCCGGCGTCAACGGGGGCAAGATGCCCTTCTACTACATCGGCCGGGGCAGCGTCATCGACGTCCACACGCATGTCGAACAATACTTCAAAACCGGTGCCAGCGTTCGTGTAGACTACAGCAACCCGGAACTCGACAAACTCATTGAAGCGGAGATGGCGGAAGCCAATCCCGAGAAGCGCGCCAAGATTCTGCACCAGATCGGCCGGATCCTGAAAGAGGATTCCCCGTGGGTGCCGCTGTGGAACCTGGCGGACATTTACGGGTTCGCCAGCAACATCGAGTGGGACCCTCGTTCCGACGAGAGGATCCGTACCTGGGAGATGACGGTCAAGTAGCAGCCAGATTTCATGCGTCGTCGCCCACGCGGATGCCCGAAAACCTTGTGATGGAGGTGCAGGTATGAAGGCCGCGGTGCTGCTGGAGCAGAACACTCCTCTGGTGGTGGAGGACGTGGACATCGAGGGTCCCAAGGCACAGGAGGTGCAGGTCCGTATCGGCGCCACCGGCATCTGCCACAGCGACCTGCACAACATCAAGGGCGAGTGGGACAACCAGACCCCGGTGATCCTGGGCCATGAGGGCGCCGGCGTGGTGGAGGCCGTGGGCCCGGGCGTCGACCACGTCAAGCCCGGCGACAACGTCATCCTTTCCTTCCGTGCCAACTGCGGCCGTTGCGAGAACTGCGCGCGCGGCATCCCCGTCCTCTGCAACGGCCACAACTCCCCGCGTC of the Deltaproteobacteria bacterium genome contains:
- a CDS encoding amidohydrolase; translated protein: MAGSRLPYPGTVFFNGKVRTFASGAPLAEAVACFGGRIVAVGSSDEVRRLGGSDTREVDLRGLTVTPGLTDAHVHLADKGLADRELVDVRDFYGPVNNIDTVLTRLSKKAAEIPAGDWVVAQGSPMQDFRMKDKRFPDRVDLDAAVPEHPTSVSFGAHVTVANSRGLGLAGIDRDTPNPAGGAIERDSNTGEPTGILHERAQHIVTGVIPEFDATRRKLGIAFAVQQALERGVTTIHDIVKDPSAVRAYQELKAEGGLHMRSSLLLRVIESDMSTDSVLETGLQTGFGDEWLRVGGAKMSIDGGITGRNALFYEPYVDTPDYSGLIRIQQDELDETVLRCHNAGLRCCVHAIGDRAFDMSLEAYEKALAASPREDHRHRIEHMGNWLMSSERIERLVRLSVLAIPNISLGYFVGDSIRAAIGAKRLEQAFPFKTLLEAGVKMAGGSDAPGYWPVDPLRDIGTYVSRRMLWGETLVPEEALSVQQAFELHTTHAAFAGFEEDLKGTLEAGKLADMAVLAEDPFEVSAERIKDIKVAMTVVGGEIKFQA
- a CDS encoding ABC transporter substrate-binding protein; amino-acid sequence: MKLDAGTRGSLWKRTGALVAGAALLLGVLAVGSAWAASKDKVVIYHAGGIDSLHPYNHSLSPAYGIWEHIMEPLVQVDQKANKYVPKLAESWEFKGKEWVFKLKKGIKFHDGSPLTAHDVEFSFNRIKTDKKSLQRRQLRELTEMRVVDDHTIVLVTDTPNVVFLDKLQSRFVMSKAAAEKAGKDVDKHPIGTGPYKFVSFKRDGDLVLERNDDYWGSPKPQVKTMVWRKVTEEAARVAALESGQVDVINAVPPHEVARLEKNPKVTIKSVPGSRIYFLAINPGFKPWDNKLVRQAANYSVDANSIVKNIFDNLGFVVEGAGAKTYIGHDPNAKRYPYDPKKSRELLAKAGYPDGVSVKLYYSQGRYPKDSEVLQAIAAQMKKGGFNVELISQEWVVFWGRSGVNGGKMPFYYIGRGSVIDVHTHVEQYFKTGASVRVDYSNPELDKLIEAEMAEANPEKRAKILHQIGRILKEDSPWVPLWNLADIYGFASNIEWDPRSDERIRTWEMTVK